The DNA region CTGCGCGCGCTTCGGTCCGGCTGGACTGTTGCTCCGGTGTTGACGTTCACCCGCCGACGTCCGTTGGCCGTCGTGGTCGACGAGCTGATCGATGTCCGTTCTCATTGAATCTGGGGCACATTTACTAGTCTGACCTGCATTGCCCCAGATTGGATGAGAATTTCGATCGCGACGTTTCTCATTGAATCTGGGGCTACCCTGCTTCCGCGCCCGGCTGCGAGCGCAGCAGGGTAGCCGGAATGGTCTCCTGTCGATTCCGTTGGCTCGGGTACGTCTTCGGTATAACTACTGTGATCGTGTCTCTCGTGACACACGATCATGATTCTGTGGTGCGCTCGCTCGTGTTGGTAGTTCGGGTGCCGGCTGCGGCCTTTGAGCACCTTGGCCACCGCCCGTTTTAGATTGTCATAGCGGATACGGGCCGGGACATCACCAAAGTGGTTGAACGCCAACACATGCCGATGCAGGAGCGCCTCCTGGCCCTGAGTGGTGAAGTTGCTCCGAGCTAGAGGGCGAACGCTCCGCCTTTGATGAGGATGAGGGCCCCGATTGTGATCAGTGCAACGGGCAGAACGATGTGGCCCCAGCGTGAGAGTGCTTTGGCGATGATCGGGTGGGAGGCGAAATATCGGCCGGCCGCGCACCAGATGGCCACACCGATGAGGAACACGATGATGTAAACACCGATGGTGGCGATCGTTGAGACGGCGAAGATCGGAACGTACACGCCGATGTTGTCGCCGCCGTTGGCGAAGGTGATGACTGCGACCTGCCAGGTGCCAGGCGTCAACAGTGTTGCGGGATCATCGGTCGGCGCCGGTTGGGTGCGGCGATCCCGCCAGGCCAGCCATGCCGCCCGCAGCCCCAACACGATGGGCAGCAGCCCGAAGTACGGCAGTGCGGCTGGAGGAAGCAGCGTGGCACCCAGGAGTGCGCCGCCGACCGAAACTGCCAAGATGGCGGTGAAGCCGAGGTACTGACCGGCGGTCACTCGGATGGCTGCGCCACGATGACCGGGCGCCTGGCCGAACATCACCGCGAGGACCACGATGTCGTCGATATTGGTGATGGCGAAGGTGGCGATCGCCTGAACGAGTGTGGCTGGGCTCAGCACGGCCAATGCGACCAGCTTCGAGTGAAATCCCACCGCATCGGGTGAGCCTACTGCTCAGCAGGCCCCGCGCTCCCGCGCACCAACGACCTCCAGTGGGGCGGAAATTCATGACGACTGCCGGGGTCAACGGACTTGACGAAATACATGCCTCCGGTGC from Mycobacterium sp. SMC-4 includes:
- a CDS encoding cadmium resistance transporter; its protein translation is MGFHSKLVALAVLSPATLVQAIATFAITNIDDIVVLAVMFGQAPGHRGAAIRVTAGQYLGFTAILAVSVGGALLGATLLPPAALPYFGLLPIVLGLRAAWLAWRDRRTQPAPTDDPATLLTPGTWQVAVITFANGGDNIGVYVPIFAVSTIATIGVYIIVFLIGVAIWCAAGRYFASHPIIAKALSRWGHIVLPVALITIGALILIKGGAFAL